A region of the Lachancea thermotolerans CBS 6340 chromosome E complete sequence genome:
ACAAAGATGTTCCTCGCTTTTTTCGAGTTAGCAGTGCCGCTCTATGAGGGTGTTCTTGAGGCCGTAGATGGCGAAGGAAGAGGGAAAAGCAGAGGTATTTAAAGGTTTTCTCGAGCGTGAGTGCTGTGATCAAAGTGAGAAGTTTACTATTAGTCAGAGAGATAGAGGGAGACCAAAATCAGATTGCAGTGCCTGGTTTTCGTGTATGGTCAACTAGTACACTACTTTGTCGACCTCTTCTCCGCTTAACTCCGGTTGGCCGGACCGGAAATAGTGTCTTCTGGTAGATATGGCCGCAACCTAAAGGACTAGAGTAAAAACACCTGGTTGGTTCTGGAAAAGGAAAATGATGAGGAGCAGATGGGAAATGCACGTGAAAACAGTAGTTGCCAAAAAAAGCCTAGAATATGAGAGCTGGGAGGAAAAATGAATCGGGGCTTATGGACAGCGAGCACCAGGTTGGCGGTAAAGTTGAGAACAAGGCCGGATATGACAAAGTCTGACAACAATTTTATTGAGGCAAGTCTGGGTCGTTGTATGAGAGGTTACCGAACTCGTTGGCTAGGTACATCCAAGGTCCCTTTTGATCCTCTGGCCACAGTTTTGAGGCTTCCTTTGCTTGGGTTTGTACTACGGTCGTAGCTTGTCGAGTTTCAAATCGTTCTATaccaatgtgtcattatgcaacttggcaccATCAAACACCAGCAATGCGACCACAACTTGACACAAAAAATGTTGAGCCCTAGGAAAGCGCCGTCCTGTTATGtaattttcttgatcttaATCAGGCCCAAATTTCCTTACTTCAAGATGGTAAAGTGTCCAGTTAGTTGTCCTTCAAAGTAGCACTATCATGTGATCTTCGCGCTGCATTCTACACAAATAATAAAGGCATCAGGCGTTCGTAAATTTAAGGCCGGGAGAACATTCTGCGATAAAAGTGAATAATGCCAGCCTTAGCGTATTACGCTGTTGCCTTATGTTGCACCTTCGCTGGGGCGCGTCAGGTAAATGGAGTTCCTGGCTCTCTACAACATTTATATGAGCCAATGCAGACGGACCCTACTAAATGGGCTTGTCTTGGTGATCCTTCCATTGTTCTAAACTATACTCAAATCAATGATGACTTTTGTGACTGTCCAGACGGATCTGATGAACCTGGGACTAGTGCATGCGGCGCATTGTCCCGCTACTATTGTGAGAACAAGGGATTTGCACCCAAGTTCGTTGCCGGGTTCAAGGTCAACGATGGTGTCTGCGATTGTTGCGACTGTTCTGACGAGAATGAAAACATCAGAAGCGCCCTGAGCAGTGATAACTGCTCACAACTTCGAGCCCAGTTCGAGAGagccttgaaagaagaactgaacGAACAAGAACTCGGTTCGCAGGCCCTAAAGATGCTGGAGCGTGAATACGGCATATATGCAGAAGAAACGCCtcttgaagacaaaaaggGAGCTCTTCGAAAGGCGAAGTCTGAAACGGGGGAATCTAAGGAGGCTCTAGAAGCTTGTGTCAATGAGTTAGCTCAGGCTAAAGAAACGTACAAGGACACGTTGCAAAGGGAGAACCCTCTGCTTTTACAGTTAGAGGAGATAGATCTTCAATACGTCACTTCTGTTATTCACTCGCTTTTCGCGAAGGCAGAATCAACATCTAGAGCCCGTGAAGCCCTTGTTAAAATACTTGATGATCTTCGCAATGGATacaacaaaaacttgaatgATGAAGTAGTGAACCGGAATGTCAAGACGTATACCGATTACGCCCCTACTGAGCATGAGGAGCTCAACTCAAGCCCTAGTCTTGATAGAACACAGCGCGAACAAATCAACGCCTATCTTAACGAAGAGCTTCCTGACATGTTCCTAAGAGGGTCGACTCATATCCCGCCAGCAGCAATAGTGGGCAAATTTTCTATGGCGAGAACTCTGATCAAAGTTCGCGCTAAACAACAGAAAAAGGACAAGGAGACTCTTGAATTCTTCACTAAGATTATGGACGATGTCTCGCAGAATTACAATGTTAACTTCCAAGACTCTAGCGTCAAAGCATCTGTCATATCTTACAGAGATTTTTTAGCTAAAAACCCGCACTTATTTGAACCTCTCGACATACCCAGTGAGTTTACCGAGAAAATGAACAcacttgaagagcttttgaacgATGTATCTACCAAGATTCTCACGCCCTCGGCTCAGTCACAAGGCTTTCTAGGAGTCAGTTTTGACGAtttggctcaaaaactgcgCAGCTTTTTTGGAGATCAGACTAACAGTTTGGAACAACTCAAGTCTGCTATTGTCTCATTAGAACAAAAGTGCTCTACTTTAAGAACTGAGTACAGGTCACAATTGCAGAActtcaagcttctcgaaTCACAAGTCATTGAAAATGATTCGTCCTCGAACAGTGTTAACTCTGagactttcaaagcaatGGATGAACTTCTTAGCAAACTGTCACCAAGCTGCGTGGAACAGAAAATTGACAACTACATATACCAGATCTGTTTGAACCAAGAAGATGGGgtggtttttcaaagagaggATAAGCCAGCTGGAAATAGCGTGCTTATTGGGCGGTTTGCTGGGTTTAGTTTCGATGCCAAATCTACCTGGGATCGCTACATGGATGACCTAAGAATCAAATATTCCGAGTCCGATCTCGTTTCGCATTTAGAGAGCGATCTCGACAACTTCCATACAGAATGGCTTGTAGGAAATTTGCCGGAAAAGAACAGTGGTCTGGTGGTTGACTACAAACAGGGCGATCGCTGCTGGAACGGGCCTTCCAGATCCGCTCGGTTATATTTTGAGTGTTCTGACGATTTTAAGCTCAAAAGTGTCCAAGAACCCACCAGGTGTCACTATGCCTTCCACCTGAGCGGGCCACTTGGTTGTTCAACTGACTTTGCATATGCGGCACCTGACTGGTTTTAGTTTTGCTGCTCGATGTCATCGGTATAAAAAATCGAAATAAACCTCCCCTGACACAAAAATTCTAAACGGCCGAACGTAAACTTGATTGTTTTAGTGCAACATTCACTCTTGTATAGAACCAGTATTATACTCTGAAAGTATTCGTTAGAAATGGGCTCTAGCTCACACTTTActtcaatcaaaagctGCTCCATAGATGAGCAGAACCATAAACCTGTCAACGATGTTACAGACCTAAAATGGCAAACCATTGGAAGCGAGAAATCCGCTGACGGAATGAAGCACACAATTCCTTTGCTAAATCCTAGTCACCTCCTGAAAAAGGGGGCCGACACGACAGTTGAAACACAAACGCTGTATTTCGCCGATCTCATCAGCGGCAATTGCGGCTTCGTCCAGCTCCTATACTCTAACGTTTTGGACAACTTGTACAAAAGTGTCCAGCTcaatttgaagcttttcagctGCCAAAATGAAGACAAGAAATCCGATTTGTGGGAAACTTTTAAAATCGAGCATATTTCGCGTTTTACAGAATATCGAGTTGAGTCCGAGCACTTTGTATATGAGCTGACGCCTACTGACAACGAGCACGAGGGATTTGGAAAGCTGGTACTTGTTGCTAAGAGCCTCAGGTCTCATTCTGGAAAATTGTTTGACATTGATTTGAGCGCGTCGTTTAGAAACGGTTTTAAGGTTGATCCAGATGGCTCGAGCGTATACCTTGACAAGCACAAGAAGAGTCGCAAAATAATGCGGCACGTGTTCGTTCCCAAGAGCACCTTTTCCGgctctttcaagactgAACAAGGGAATTCTCCGGCACAATGCGTGTTCGACGCAGTGCCAAGCCTTTTCATTGAGGCTGTGCAGGGTCTTAGCCCCAACAAGGCGGCTAGCCGTTGGAACTTCGCGTGCTTTCTTAGCAGAGAACTTGGTTTTGTGTGCATGGAGTTCACTACGACTGCCAACTACGGAAAAACAACGGTAACCGTAAGCGGACTCGGTAGCCATGAAGGAGTGACCGCAGTGTATGCGTCAAGCGATCCGGATCCTGAAAGTCACGTTGTACATCTCACTTCAATTAGGGATAATGACAGCAACTGGGAATACCCAAGCGCCATCAAGGTTCCAGTTGAGGGTTCCTCGCAGTGCCTTGAGATTGACTCGCTGCGGTTGGTCAACCGGTATGATATCCTTAGTGAACTTCCAGGTGTTGTTAGAAAGATAGTTCAGAGCATTGCTGGTATCAAGCCGTACCTCTACCAGTACTGTCAAAGAGCGTCTTTTCgcggccaagaaggagtCGCAATTGTAGAGAGCACCTTCATTACGACCCATGACTGACgggttttcttcaagcgctATGTGGCGTAGCCGCCCAGCTCTCTTCCAACTGCCAAGCTATTTAACGTGACATTTATTTTGTACGTCCCCGTGATCACTGATATCAATGACTTTTTGGAGAAGTTTATTATGTCAGACGCTagaaaaagacaaaaaaagaaaaGGTCGAGATGAGGAGGATGATTTCcagcaaacaaaaaaaattttaagcGAAGAGCCCTTTTTTATAGTGAAAAGGGTGAAGATCGCGCGCTAGAGCTAAATACCGGTTCAAGTCCCAGGCTCCGTAGAGGTTTAACAATTCAGAAAGTGGTCAGGATTGCATACCAAGAAAACCCGCGGAAGAATAGGCGAAAAGGAGACTTTGTAGGTATCTCTGCGCGAAATCAATAAAGTTTGACCAAGCCAGGCTCGGAGCGTGACAGCAGAGCCCTAGCGAAACAGatagctttgaaagctaaTACATCCATTACACAGTTCGCGAAAATATTATCTGAAAAATCATGGCTGGTAAGAGCCCCCGAAAAGGCGGAATGGCGGCCGGAAAGCAGCCTtcgaacttgaagaaactgaaaaacagGAATGTGGGCGGCAAGTCAGCACCCGTACTTTCAGGGACTAGCCTCCACGCGAGGCCGCGACGGTTCAGTTTACTATACTCATCGGACTCGTCGCTAAGTGCCCTTTCTGACTTAGAAAGCCACAAGAAAAcaggtttcaaaaaccctCACCTGAGCAAAAAATCAAAGCGTGGTGTAGGAAATGAGCTGGGAAAGCGAGGCAAGCTGATATCGGAAGCAGCCATATCTTCTGGCAGCAGCTCATCGTCAGACTACGATGCGGTGAACGACGAGACTGACAGCGGTAGCGAAGATGCCATCGAAGATAacgatgacgatgatgGCGGGAACGATGATTCCAGTTCGGGGTCTAGTTCCAGTGACGACGACGTTGACTTTGTGAAGCTGAGCGCAGAAAGAAAGAAGCGGGCCATGCGGGCCATGAGCGCTTTAAAAAGAGGAAAGTCGCCCAAGAAAAGCGACGTGAGTAACACCCCAGTTCTCAAGGCTCCATCTGACAAACCGGACTCAGACGAAGAAGATTCAGCGGACGAAGATTCAGCGGTATTTAGTCACAAGAGGCACCCTGAAGAAAAGTCAGACAGCGAGAGCACAAAAGAGGACGCCAGCGACGAAGATTTGGGGGAAGAAGTTAAGGAGAGCAGCTCAGCATCCGGGAAAGCCCTTGCTTCTAAAACGGCGCCCGTTGACCAGCTCAACGTTCCTCAGATTTCTGAGAGCGAAGATTCAGACTATGAAATAGATCATGACGCATATATCAAGAGCATCCAATTCGATGAGGAAGACGTAGTGGGACTTGACACTGGTTTGGACACAGGAGAAGACGATGTGCCCatacttgatgaagaggaacaAAATATTGTTTTGGAGTTGGAGAACGACGACGAACTTTCATTTGAAGGTAGTATTCACGAGGAAGGAGAGGACCCCGCGGAAAATGAGCAAGAGGGTGATGGTgaagatttcaaagataaCAGTCAGCTTTACAATGAATTcgatgatgacgatgacgatgaaatAATGAGCGATTTTGATGAACCTTTCTACGAAGACCCCAAGTTTGCGAACCTCTACTACTGTGCGGGGAGCGATCAGCCACTATCCCTCAGCACTTCCTTGCCTCTTATACTGAACGATGAAAAACGGAGAAACTTGGATAAAAAGCAAACAAAGAAGCGTGAGCGCGAAGAACTTATTCGCCGTCGCAAGCTCTCTAGAAAGTTGGACAAAGAGAGGAGACAAAAATCTGCTGCTACCGACCTGGGGAATGAAGAGTATTTGTTTGGAGTATTTTTTCGCAGCGATGAGGAGAAGCCCAAAGAAAGCAATTTGGAATCACCCTTGCGCCAGCTCggttcagcagctgcatcAGAAGAGGATTATTCGAGTGAAGAGGAATACGAAAACATTCTTCTTGACATAGCTCATATGCCTACGGATGACGAAAGTTTGGACGGTATAgtcgacgacgacgaaatagacgatgatgatgatgatgatgatgatgacgatgTCAGCATATCTGACGTGTTTATTGACATCGACGATCTTGACCCAGACTCATTCTATTTTCAATATGAAAGCTCCGATGGCGGTGAGGCAGAAGGCACAAAGGATACAGACAAAGGGGACGGTAACAAACTCGAGGGCCCGGACGACAACAGTTTAGTTGAGACGGTTATTTACATTGATGGCGAATCAACAGATGAAGACGAGACGCTCCCACCTCCCAACACACGGAACAAACGGATTGGGTCtaaagccaaagaagtTGTTAGCGCCAATGTTGTGGGACTTAAGCCTCCTAAGCTTGGTACTTGGGAAACTGACAATAAACCTTTCAGTATCATTGACGGCCTTTCCACCAAATCCCTCTACCCGCTCGTTCCAGAGCAGCAACTTTtggagcagcagcagtttcagcaacaacagctgGCAGTTAATGAGTCAAACGGTGTTAGCGGCGAAAAGGAAGAGTTAACCCTTAATGAGCTTCTTAACATGAGTGAACTTGATGACGAGGAAGGCCCCGCTAATGCAGGAGGGGACCAACTTGCCTCTGAATGGTATGAAAAACCAAAGGTGCCTCTCTCAGCATTCCGGAACAAAGGTGTAGATGTTAATCGCGAAGAGGAGTACATGCTTCCTGTTTTTTCAGCCAGAAAGTGTCCAATTGGGTACGTGGGCAGCGAAAGAACCAGAAGGAAAATCGATAAGATGAAAGAgctgcaaaagaagaagagcgaaGAGagaaaaaagctcaagaaaaagaagaaactgctcaaaatcaagagagAACGGGAACGTctggaaaaagagaaagagcgTAATGACGCCATCGTTCCTTCTGAAGATCAGATGCGCATTGCAAACGGGGACAGCATTGGTGttccaaaaattgaagagGTTTCTGGAACAGGAGAAAAAAATGACCTCATTTCGGATGATACTAAGGATACCGCAGAGGGCATGGACCTTGACGACATTAATAAGCTGCTCAATCGCACAGACAGCGAATTGGTGGCGCATGATGGCAATGATATAGATTTGATTGGCACCGAAGACGCAGATATCTTAGCCACACTTACAGCGCCAGTGGATGTCGATCCCGTGAATGACAAATACATGACTACAGGTGCTGTGTGGAGGAGGCGCCAGAGCGTCGTTGAAGCAGCGGCTAAAAATCTTCGTTTCACTAAGAGTGGCTTGTTCAGCGAAAGTGCCTTGGCTGATCTTGAACAAATCATAGGGAATTCTGCAAGCTCAGTTATAGAATTCAGCGACGTTCTGCAATAGTGGTCTTTTCTTATCTTCATAATCGCTCGGCCTGCATAGGGGACTCTCATTACAACATTTAACGGGTTTAAATtaaaatcaaaacaaaaggaAAGGTAGAAAGCATTTATATACTACAACATAATTGTTGCTAAATCGGCAT
Encoded here:
- the GTB1 gene encoding Gtb1p (similar to uniprot|Q04924 Saccharomyces cerevisiae YDR221W Hypothetical ORF), translated to MPALAYYAVALCCTFAGARQVNGVPGSLQHLYEPMQTDPTKWACLGDPSIVLNYTQINDDFCDCPDGSDEPGTSACGALSRYYCENKGFAPKFVAGFKVNDGVCDCCDCSDENENIRSALSSDNCSQLRAQFERALKEELNEQELGSQALKMLEREYGIYAEETPLEDKKGALRKAKSETGESKEALEACVNELAQAKETYKDTLQRENPLLLQLEEIDLQYVTSVIHSLFAKAESTSRAREALVKILDDLRNGYNKNLNDEVVNRNVKTYTDYAPTEHEELNSSPSLDRTQREQINAYLNEELPDMFLRGSTHIPPAAIVGKFSMARTLIKVRAKQQKKDKETLEFFTKIMDDVSQNYNVNFQDSSVKASVISYRDFLAKNPHLFEPLDIPSEFTEKMNTLEELLNDVSTKILTPSAQSQGFLGVSFDDLAQKLRSFFGDQTNSLEQLKSAIVSLEQKCSTLRTEYRSQLQNFKLLESQVIENDSSSNSVNSETFKAMDELLSKLSPSCVEQKIDNYIYQICLNQEDGVVFQREDKPAGNSVLIGRFAGFSFDAKSTWDRYMDDLRIKYSESDLVSHLESDLDNFHTEWLVGNLPEKNSGLVVDYKQGDRCWNGPSRSARLYFECSDDFKLKSVQEPTRCHYAFHLSGPLGCSTDFAYAAPDWF
- a CDS encoding survival factor 1 family protein (similar to uniprot|Q04925 Saccharomyces cerevisiae YDR222W Protein of unknown function green fluorescent protein (GFP)-fusion protein localizes to the cytoplasm in a punctate pattern), giving the protein MGSSSHFTSIKSCSIDEQNHKPVNDVTDLKWQTIGSEKSADGMKHTIPLLNPSHLLKKGADTTVETQTLYFADLISGNCGFVQLLYSNVLDNLYKSVQLNLKLFSCQNEDKKSDLWETFKIEHISRFTEYRVESEHFVYELTPTDNEHEGFGKLVLVAKSLRSHSGKLFDIDLSASFRNGFKVDPDGSSVYLDKHKKSRKIMRHVFVPKSTFSGSFKTEQGNSPAQCVFDAVPSLFIEAVQGLSPNKAASRWNFACFLSRELGFVCMEFTTTANYGKTTVTVSGLGSHEGVTAVYASSDPDPESHVVHLTSIRDNDSNWEYPSAIKVPVEGSSQCLEIDSLRLVNRYDILSELPGVVRKIVQSIAGIKPYLYQYCQRASFRGQEGVAIVESTFITTHD
- a CDS encoding KLTH0E10098p (weakly similar to uniprot|P39520 Saccharomyces cerevisiae YLR223C IFH1 Essential protein with a highly acidic N-terminal domain IFH1 exhibits genetic interactions with FHL1 overexpression interferes with silencing at telomeres and HM loci potential Cdc28p substrate), which produces MAGKSPRKGGMAAGKQPSNLKKLKNRNVGGKSAPVLSGTSLHARPRRFSLLYSSDSSLSALSDLESHKKTGFKNPHLSKKSKRGVGNELGKRGKLISEAAISSGSSSSSDYDAVNDETDSGSEDAIEDNDDDDGGNDDSSSGSSSSDDDVDFVKLSAERKKRAMRAMSALKRGKSPKKSDVSNTPVLKAPSDKPDSDEEDSADEDSAVFSHKRHPEEKSDSESTKEDASDEDLGEEVKESSSASGKALASKTAPVDQLNVPQISESEDSDYEIDHDAYIKSIQFDEEDVVGLDTGLDTGEDDVPILDEEEQNIVLELENDDELSFEGSIHEEGEDPAENEQEGDGEDFKDNSQLYNEFDDDDDDEIMSDFDEPFYEDPKFANLYYCAGSDQPLSLSTSLPLILNDEKRRNLDKKQTKKREREELIRRRKLSRKLDKERRQKSAATDLGNEEYLFGVFFRSDEEKPKESNLESPLRQLGSAAASEEDYSSEEEYENILLDIAHMPTDDESLDGIVDDDEIDDDDDDDDDDDVSISDVFIDIDDLDPDSFYFQYESSDGGEAEGTKDTDKGDGNKLEGPDDNSLVETVIYIDGESTDEDETLPPPNTRNKRIGSKAKEVVSANVVGLKPPKLGTWETDNKPFSIIDGLSTKSLYPLVPEQQLLEQQQFQQQQLAVNESNGVSGEKEELTLNELLNMSELDDEEGPANAGGDQLASEWYEKPKVPLSAFRNKGVDVNREEEYMLPVFSARKCPIGYVGSERTRRKIDKMKELQKKKSEERKKLKKKKKLLKIKRERERLEKEKERNDAIVPSEDQMRIANGDSIGVPKIEEVSGTGEKNDLISDDTKDTAEGMDLDDINKLLNRTDSELVAHDGNDIDLIGTEDADILATLTAPVDVDPVNDKYMTTGAVWRRRQSVVEAAAKNLRFTKSGLFSESALADLEQIIGNSASSVIEFSDVLQ